A single region of the Branchiostoma lanceolatum isolate klBraLanc5 chromosome 1, klBraLanc5.hap2, whole genome shotgun sequence genome encodes:
- the LOC136430128 gene encoding ras-like GTP-binding protein RHO has product MATVPQPIRRKLVVVGDGACGKTCLLIVFRNDEFPEVYIPTVFENYVADIEVDGKQVELALWDTAGQEDYDRLRPLSYGTYETDVLLVCFAIDNRDSFLNVADKWVPEIKNYCPKAPFLLVGNKKDLRTDKARRKELAEMKEEVISTEEGLEMAKKVGANAYIECSAKTREGVRDVFESATRAALQKKKQKTTGCCVLM; this is encoded by the exons TGGTGGTGGTGGGGGACGGCGCGTGCGGGAAAACGTGCCTGCTCATCGTCTTCAGAAACGACGAGTTCCCAGAGGTCTACATTCCTACTGTCTTCGAGAACTACGTAGCGGACATTGAGGTGGACGGAAAACAG GTGGAGCTTGCCCTGTGGGACACGGCGGGTCAGGAGGACTACGACCGCCTGCGGCCGCTGTCCTACGGGACGTACGAGACCGACGTGCTCCTCGTCTGCTTCGCTATCGACAACCGGGACAGCTTTCTCAACgtcgctgacaaatgggtgccCGAGATCAAGAACTACTGCCCCAAAGCTCCCTTCCTATTGGTTGGAAACAAGAAGGACCTGAGAACGGACAAAGCGCGCAGGAAAGAACTGGCGGAGATGAAGGAAGAAGTCATCTCGACGGAGGAAGGGCTGGAGATGGCCAAGAAGGTCGGCGCCAACGCATACATCGAGTGTTCGGCCAAGACGAGAGAAGGGGTTCGCGACGTCTTCGAGTCAGCCACTCGCGCGGCACTccagaagaagaaacagaagacaACAGGCTGCTGTGTATTAATGTAG